DNA sequence from the Tachysurus fulvidraco isolate hzauxx_2018 chromosome 1, HZAU_PFXX_2.0, whole genome shotgun sequence genome:
GAGGCGGAGCTACAGATGTATACAAGGGAACCCAAGGTCACGTGACACaggaataatttattaaatctatacacaaaaatataacaaaaataaataaataaataaatgaatgaataagacatggtctcttatatatatatataagagagagagagagagagagagagagagagagagagagagagagagagagagagagagagagagagagagagagaggataatagtatattcaattaaaaaatattcaattaaaaataaaaactacgCTATGCAGTGGATAACTTACAAAAAAGGGATTCAAAGATACTATACgtgctttttgcttttatttatttatttatttatttgtttgattgtttgtttgtttgtttgtttgtttattggatCTTTTAAGACCTCGATGTAAATGTTGTGGTTGCTAAGCAGTTCTTGGTTGTTTTTATCTGTTGTAGTAATACTGTCGTAAATTCAGGCAGATGCGCGCGCTTCACACTTGTACCGTGTTCTGTTGTTGTCCCTGGAGATTTTAGAGTAAACCTTTATTTGCTACCTATAAAAGCTCTATttctatgtgtttttttttttaacctaacaGAAACAATTAAGTTCAATTTTAAATAGTGTTTACGTTAGGTTTAATATAGTTTCCTATAAATGAACTGCTAAACTATGCTCCAAACATTATATGTTAATAAACATTGTAATTATCCAGATCTTGTGATCCTGACTCCTGACATGAAAGAATGGctttatatgtataaaaaaagacattcagcatgcacgcacacgcacgcacgcacacacacacacacgcacgcacgcacgcacacacacacacacacacacacacacacacacacacacacacacacacacacacacacacacacacacacacacacacacacacacacacacacacacacacacacacacacacacacacacacacacacacacaggcattgtCCAGGCTCTCCTATGCATACCAAAGCATCCTGGAGATTCCTTATGATGTCATTTTCAAACAGCGGACACACTAGAGGTCCTGGACCTCAGCTGTAACCTGCTGGACAAGTATCCTTTCCTGCGCACTTCTTTCCATGTGAGTAATTAATTGAATTATGTATCAGCTTATGAAACAATTATTTAAGGCTCTTTCAACTCCAATACATTATTGTATTGTAAACACAGACTTTACACAAACCCactgaaacatacacacacacacaaactttaatgGATGCAGTCTGACCCAGTACATTGATTACAAGTAAATCAAACTACTCAAAAATccccatactgtatataaaacagtTAAATTTTTAATGACCAACCTAACAAACCTTGGGTTGATTAGGTGAGTGACTTCAGATGTGTACACTACACCACCTAGTGGTCATCATGTATACAGCTAAGTTCTTCATCCACATTTAGATACAGACATATTCTACTAATATTATTATAcgaaaatattatataataatataaacattgtaACAGTAAAGGATCTCATTTGAAACATCAAGACAAGAAAAGCAGTAGTTTTTGACAGTAATGACGGTGGTGATATCAGTCATTTTTAGATAGTATAcataattttattcatatttaaatttttctcAAAATCAATATTGTCCCTCAAAAAAATTCAGTTTCTAGATTACTCGTGTTCACGAAAATGTACATGTGCAATGCTATCCTTATTTAGATGCTTATTacagatttaattaattaattaatatttttaaatgtcagaatttatttaaatgttctgAAACAAATAGCAAAAAAGCGGATAGTATGTTTAAGTCAGTAAACATAAGTTTAAGTCAGTAATAAATACACTGTAAAGTGTGAAAAAGGATGGAGTATGTGTAAGTATGCATAGCCGGGTCATGTTTTAagtgaatgttttacatttgaaTGCCAATAGTAATTGTTGTGTATAATTTAAGAGCCCAAAGACTACACTGACATAATTTTGTAGGACTTGTTACAGAACCAGGAAAGTTACAGAAACATGATAGCTGTGTCTTAGAAATAGAAAAGTTATAAAAgactataaatcattataaataacaaTGTCAGATTACTTTAAAACAATATTTGACAACATTAGACGAAATTATATGATTAAGTTCAAGTGATTGTGGTGGATTACAAAATTATAATTCTGAACATGCTAGCATAATAAACAGTACTCAAGGGGAATGCACAAAGTTTACTTTAAACTCAAGTTTACACGTGCAatgtattttgtattgtatttgtatatgaGGGAACTTGAGGCTGTGTCAGGGCTGACACTATGGGAACGCCAATACCATAGGTCTTGAAAGAGCAGGAGCAAACTGGGAACAGAACAACAATAGCCCTGCAGGACCtaggaccctggagtggggtccaagtctaggttatagaacctgaaaggggtgcggagaggaccaacctgccacagcacaaatatcttcaaggACGAGGCGATTTCCCTAGTGGAGGAGTCATGCCATGAGCTCCAGCAAGTCCTTAAGGCCCTTATtgggcaaagcaaatgcagccttTCCTGTTCTGCCGACTCATGGGGCAGGGGccagtaggcctgcaggatgataAGACAACCCGGCATACCGGGCACCTTAGAGACAAATCTCCCACTCTTTTGAGACAGGCCAAGGATAGAATCAGAGCCATCGTCAAAATCAGAAACTCTGTTCTAGATCAGAGCCATCTTCAAGGTCAGAAACTGTTCCCCTCCAGGTCCCAGGAAGAAAGCAAAAGACCAGAGGTTGCCCACCCAAGGAGGACCCGAGCACAGTTTTGTGGTTTGCAATGATGGCAACCACatacacctttaaagtagacTGGGACAAGCCctgagaaaagcaagactgcaggaactccatcAGTGAACTgaccgggcagtgaactggatcctgacagcGTTTATTGCACCAAAAAACCTGAAACTTGAAACTGCCACGGTGTGCAGTGCCGAACCCGCTTGGCCTGCTGCTATATAGGCTTTACCTACAAGTGCTGAAGTAGCTCTACAAGGCTTGGATGGAAGCGTAGGCTTCCTCGATGCGGGCGATGAAGGAGAGAGATAGCTTGCGTCTCCCAGTTAatcagataatcagcatcagtttttcatgagtaccagatttacagcctgttcactgacaacacctgctcagaacaagttttctaggccagtggttctcaaactgggggccctgagatggtacCAGGGGACCCAGGTTTTatgacatttataaaataatggggggggggggcacccccattgttgtgtttgggtggggttggagatgtcactcttgtttttcttcaaaactttAGAGCCCTGATTATGTGCATGACTGCCTAAAGggatatgtctttaatctacatttaaactgggaaagtgtgtctgagttCTGAACACTATGAGGAAGGCTATTCCAAAGATTGGGATAATATGAATACACTGTACATTTTGATATTCTggaaactaccagaagtcctaagctttgtgatctcagagagtgtgaaggaATGTAGAGTGTTAAAAGACTGTTTAGAttagccttgtatgtaagtagcagcagtttgtaatcaattctaaacttaacaggaaGCCAGTTTAGAGATGATAAACTTGGAGGTTATTtcatcatattttcttgtcctggtaagaactaTTCCAGCTGCATATTGGACTAACTGTtctaatgcattacaatagtccagtctggaggtcatgaatgcatgaactagcttctcagtatcagatacagataggatgtttcttagccATATTTCTAAGATgtaagaaggctgtttttgtaatatgggctatatgattttcaaaagacaagttgctgtctaatataacacccaggtctttcactgttgagctagcAGTAACAGTACATCCTTTTAATGGAAGTTGAATtctgagagtttctgtgtattgGTTTTTGGACCAATAAGTAATATTTCTATCCTATCagaatttaacaataaaaaattacaggtcatccaatcttttattaaaaaatatttcatttatcatTGTTAACGCAATCGGTTAACTTtgacaatttagatatttcatctggttttgatgcaATCTATAACTGAGTATCATCAGTATAAGAATGGAAGCTAATCCCACGCCTTTTAATGATGATTCCCAAGGGAAGCATGCATTtggagaaaagcagaggtcctataACTGATCCTTGaaggaccccataattaactggcaataaactggaggattcataatgtaaatctacaaaatggtattgatcagatctaaaccaacttaaaacctgtccctgaatacctctgtaattttgtaagtgatctaggaaaatgttgtgatctatagtgttgaatgcagcactaagatcaagtAGAACAAATAGTGGCATGCAGTCTTGGTCCAAAGCTAAAAACAAGTAATTTGTAAATCACAACCTTCTCTAATATTTTGGATATAAACATAAGGTTTGAAATATGTCTGTAATTTAATAGGTAGTTAGggtctaaattaggtttcttaattaGGTTTCTTTATAACTGGCAACTTAAAGGATTTATGAACGTGACGTAAAGATAATGAGGAggtaataatattaagaagtaACACTTATTTCAGTAATATAGTTAGAATGGGATCTAAcaaacatgttgttgatttagctgtagtaataagtttagcTCTTACTGTCCTATACTTGTAAAGCACTCAAGTTATGAATGTAGAGCTTTAGGTAAGACTGGATCACGAGATGCTGTCACGGgttgaacatcaactattttgtacctgatactttcaattttatcagtgaactGAAATAGTGTTTTCAAATAtcaatttttttgttaatctagcaaATGCAACATAAAAACCAAGGAttattttggttattttctatgagttttttcaggtgctcagccctagcagcttttagagcctatCTATAACTGGAAATACTGTTCTTGTctgcaattctaaaaacctctagtTTACTTTTTCATGGACTTTCATTCAAGATTACGAGTTGCTCTTTTAAGGGCCTGAATATGACAATTATAcaatggtgcaggtgttttgtctaTAACCGTCTTTAATCAGAtgggggcaacagtgtctaatgtgctagtgaagatAGTGCATATGCTAGTTCTATCAAGTCGATAACATGGTGAGACAAGGTTAATCTGTTCgacaggtagtgtgtacagtatgaggaAATGGACTGAGATGTCATcgctttgaggtatgatatctatatcagtgacatatACTCTGTGTGACTACACTTTTGCTTACATTAGTTTTAGCTTAAATGTCAGGATGTAGCTGATTTGGGTCCACTTATATTTTCCAGGCAGTATGTTATCAGTACTTTCTCTTTCCTGATTTGTCAGATGTACTCATTTCGGTCAGAGTGTTACTAGTTTACACATTTGGGTCAAATCCCAGTACTACCAAGCAGGCATTGCTGGATCCTTGAGCACAACATTTTTGTTACACCAGCCAAATGAGGTCATGTAATCTTTATTTAACCACAATCACAATCTAAAATACCATCAGAGTGGCTCCTCAGACTGTCCAAAACTCTGGCTCTGTGCTGAGCTGTGAGGCACGGGCTGATGAGCTGTCCAGCTATCTCTACTCTCCTTTTGAAACGGAGTCGATCTATTGCCATCTTCATCCAGCACGATCCGTCTCGTGCTGCCTGGCTTGCAAAGCCCCATGCCTCGAGGGTGTGTATGGTCACCTCCTCACTGAAACACACCTGGAAATGACAAATTCAGAGTAAGAAAcaaattctaataaataaatgaaaataaggtaaaacaacacaccaacatGGTGCAGAACAAAACTCTGAAACCTCTAAGAATAAACGATTATTAAGATGCATGATGCAGCGAGCAGACATCCTACAGGTTTTCCATGCTTTTGAGTGCATATACAAATTACACATGTATTTGTTATACAAATTGAGTCCTATATGAGCCTCATCATTGATTGTGACATTTTGAAGAAAAAGAATCATAACATTTTTTGTAGTCAAGAGCAGCTAAGTTGGAATTCAACATCTTTCTTGTGACTTGCACACTGTTGCATCATTATTCTCAGCAAGCAGCGCTCTGTTTAGGAATCTTTCCCTGTAACCAACACTTAATTCCTGCAAATATTCACTATTCCTTTGATGGATATATTCTCAATTCTTATATCCAAATATCCCCAGTCTAGCCACCTGATTATATACAATAAACCCATGATGTAATATTGATGTAATATAGACACACCTTCTTAGCGCTTTCCTTTGTACTCTGGTCAGGATTGTGCTCCTCAACGTCTCTGGCTGTGGGGCtggaaggtgtgtgtttttgtttaaccTCTGATGCCTTTATTTTCAGTCCAGCAGGGCAGGAGAAGCAGAGTGGACTGTAGGGATCACTGTTGTTCATGAAAGAGTCCCATAACTTGCTGTTCTCTGGAGACATCTCTGAATCTCCTCCTTTATCTGACCAATCATTATCCTCTTCCTCACTCCGTTCAGTTTCTGTCTCTTGAGAATCACAAGAAACAAATTCTTCATAATCACAATGAACATTGTCTGAAGCTTTTACTTCAGCAGGGCAGGAAAAGCAGAGTGGACTGTAGGGATCACTGTTGTTCAAGAAGGAGTCCCATAACTCTCTGTTCTTTGGAGACATCTCTGAATAATCTTCATCTGACCAATCATTATCGTCTTCCTCACTGcattcagtttttgttttttgaagaTTAGAAGGAACaagttcatcatcatcacaatgaACACTGTCTGAAGCTTTTACTTTGGCAGGGCAGGAGAAGCAGAGTGGACTGTAGGGACCACTGATGACCAAGAAGGAGTCCCATAACTCTCTGATCTTTGGAGACATCTCTGAATAATCTTCATCTGACCAATCATTATCCTCTTCCTCACTCCATTCAGTTTTTGTCTCTTGAAAATAAGAAGGAACAAGTTCATCATCACCACAATGAACACTGTCTGAAGCTTTTACTTTGGCAGGCCAGGAGAAGCAGAGTGGACTGTAGGGATCACTGTTGTTCAAGAAGTGGTCCCTAAACTCTCTGTTCTCTGGAGACATCTCTGCATATCTTTTATCTGACCAATCACTGTACTCGTCCTCACTCCATTCAGTTTCTGTCTCTTGATAATCACAAGAAACAAGTTCATCATCACAATGATCATTGCCTGAAGCATTTACTTCAGCAGGGCAGGAGAAGCAGAGTGGACTGTAGGTAGCACTGTTGTTCAAGACAAAGTCCCATAACTCTCTTTTCTTTGGAGACATTTCTGAAGCTCCATCAACTGACAAATCTTCTTCCTGTCTCCATTCTGTTTCACAGTGGCTATGATCATCCTGCAGAACTTCTGCCACTGCCAGCTGATCAGAATTGATCATTACCTTTATTTGTGGATTTACAGTTTTCTCCAAATTTGTGGGCATTTTGATTTCACTGTTCCTGGTCATGACCACCGTTTCTCTGTTAAACAAGAACATGTTTATGCTTAGTAACTCTATAACAGTCATACAGTGATGTATGACTTTCCTGCAGTCTAAAGACaatgttctgtaacacaaaaaaatattgaCTGACACAATTACTCTGTAAGAAATCACAGTGTAAAGTTTATAAAACAGGGTTTTTCTAAAGGACTAGAAAAATGTTGtacttgaaatattttaaagaaatcttATACTCTTGTTTCATTTAATATGagtatagatttttttctctcttttttattattattattatttatcagaaCAAGGTACTTTGAAGGTATTCAGTGACGAAAATGACCTTCAaaaaccccccccccattaGGTGGAATTGCTTTCCattctaaaataaaacttctaaattaaaaatgttgcaAATGACAATGCATCCCCTTTATCTTTACTTATGTGAATGTGGTCACTTGTGAAACCAAACAAAGCCATTTTTGGGTTATGGAGAATTTATAtgcaaagtttaaaatttaaaaaatgtaaaaccaaAATTGTCTATGGGTTAGATCTGCCTATGATGAATTGCAACAATAATAAGTTTCATCTATATTTGGTTAAGGTTTGGTCAATTTGGTTTTACTATAGTGAATACAGCAGAGAACCTTCATCTGAGTCTGAGCCTTGGACAAGATGAAGTCCTATTTATTGTCAACAGATTTATTCCAGGTGCCATTGGATATGTTAATTCCTAACTCTCCAATCCATTCCGATTTGATCTTCTCTAGTAATATGTTTAGAAATGCcataattaaactaattaaatgttaattagAACAGAGCCACTCTTACATCTGATAAATAATATCTGTCTGATGCTCCAGTGATGATTTCCAGCTTAAAAAACTATTACCGCTTGTACCATCGATAGGGGTCGCTGTTTTCCGATAGAAACCAATGCCAGAATGAAGTAATTGGGAAATCGAATATTTGTTTCTAGTCAAGAATTCTCGAATCTGAGCGTTCTAAAGCGAGACGTCAGCTGTTTATATTCAAAAGGTCTGTCTGACGTAAGCAAAAGGAAGCGGGGTGACAGATGTAAAGAAGGGAACCCAAGGTCACGTGACACGGGAATAAATAtatgaagtcaagtcaagtcaagtcacctttattgtcacttgggagcgagctccagaaattgcagaaccatttacatacagtagttaagaaacagaaattagaacaatttacaaacaggttaaaaaaatgtgcaaaatgcttagtaccagttgaaatgtgcaaatgcggaaaatgtggaaaagatgcagtatatatatatatatatataaacacacacacacacacacacacacacacacacacacacacacacacacacatatatataggaTCATAGTATATTAAATTAAACGCTATGCGGTGGATAACTTAGTAATAAAAAGTATTAGATAATCAATATAAATCTTAAATGATTGGGTAAATACACATTCATaaaataagtgtttatttttttacatcattaataTTTGACTGATTAAGAAAATAGACTAAGAATGTATGttctgataaaataataataaaaaaataactaattatataataataataataataataataataaataatttttgttaaatgttctTAATAATTGGTGTAAGATGTTAATTATTTCTCTCGTTGTTATGTTTACACATCTTAATACCTAAATAATCTACCATCTCCTTTATTGGAACaccaatattttattattatgacatATTTTTAATg
Encoded proteins:
- the LOC113657422 gene encoding protein phosphatase 1 regulatory subunit 15A-like, which translates into the protein MTRNSEIKMPTNLEKTVNPQIKVMINSDQLAVAEVLQDDHSHCETEWRQEEDLSVDGASEMSPKKRELWDFVLNNSATYSPLCFSCPAEVNASGNDHCDDELVSCDYQETETEWSEDEYSDWSDKRYAEMSPENREFRDHFLNNSDPYSPLCFSWPAKVKASDSVHCGDDELVPSYFQETKTEWSEEEDNDWSDEDYSEMSPKIRELWDSFLVISGPYSPLCFSCPAKVKASDSVHCDDDELVPSNLQKTKTECSEEDDNDWSDEDYSEMSPKNRELWDSFLNNSDPYSPLCFSCPAEVKASDNVHCDYEEFVSCDSQETETERSEEEDNDWSDKGGDSEMSPENSKLWDSFMNNSDPYSPLCFSCPAGLKIKASEVKQKHTPSSPTARDVEEHNPDQSTKESAKKVCFSEEVTIHTLEAWGFASQAARDGSCWMKMAIDRLRFKRRVEIAGQLISPCLTAQHRARVLDSLRSHSDGILDCDCG